A DNA window from Flavisolibacter ginsenosidimutans contains the following coding sequences:
- a CDS encoding GIY-YIG nuclease family protein: MEPNQGIVYILTNPAIPNMIKIGMTTHEDVKLRMAQIYTTGVPLPFECVYAAKVLNYEKVEKALHIAFGPDRVNPKREFFEIDPMQAIAIIKLMEIEDVTPKVANEKEEVDEIDREAGEAYAKKKRPRFSFGEMNIPIGSELVCVANGESVSVSSDRSVIFRGTETSLTNATRTILNNSYHVAPGPYWTYNGKKLRDIYNETYLADE, encoded by the coding sequence ATGGAGCCAAACCAAGGCATTGTGTACATCCTCACCAATCCAGCCATTCCCAATATGATCAAAATTGGGATGACGACGCATGAAGATGTAAAGCTTCGTATGGCACAGATATATACTACTGGTGTGCCACTGCCCTTTGAATGTGTGTATGCTGCTAAAGTACTCAACTATGAAAAGGTTGAGAAGGCATTACATATTGCCTTTGGGCCTGACAGAGTAAACCCCAAACGGGAGTTTTTTGAAATTGATCCTATGCAGGCCATTGCCATTATCAAACTAATGGAGATCGAGGATGTAACACCCAAAGTAGCTAATGAAAAGGAAGAGGTGGATGAAATAGACAGGGAAGCAGGAGAAGCGTATGCGAAAAAGAAACGGCCACGTTTTTCCTTCGGCGAAATGAATATTCCAATCGGCAGTGAATTGGTTTGTGTGGCAAACGGTGAATCAGTATCAGTTTCCAGTGATCGCAGCGTTATCTTTCGTGGAACTGAAACCTCTTTAACGAATGCGACACGTACAATCCTCAATAACAGCTACCATGTCGCGCCTGGTCCATATTGGACCTATAATGGCAAGAAGCTAAGAGATATTTACAACGAGACCTATTTGGCGGATGAATGA
- a CDS encoding GmrSD restriction endonuclease domain-containing protein, translating into MKHNDIQPLSVRDLFVSGEYIIPPYQRNYAWEEGEVKQLLQDVFDFSTAHGDKDYFIGTLVVFNRNENGRTIYETIDGQQRLTTLNIIYGVLHREFSGAIHVKIDYRLNLKFDSRKKSTDTLALISHTEHPASFDSGEDYNAKIADAYEVAHKQLKLLFKNKSPEEFYQYFSQRVHILRVSVPHDTNLNHYFEIMNTRGEQLEKHEILKAKLMEVLSGDEKASYAFNLIWEACADMERYVQYGFDPPERNKLFTQGNWNRLAANSFDDVANNIHYKDVLGDERKMKLSEIVAHNGNFEINTDHKEDAPERFNSVINFPNFLLHILRIQSKENIGLDDKRLVEAFDEFLKPETSKQEKVRFVKEFAFNLLRGKHLFDQFIIKREFTKEKDGWSIKSLKWYESKTVSYVNSFANEDANRRILMLLSMFHVSAPTLIYKHWLNAALNYCFQNYGNMEALGYINYLEHLAQAYLYDRYLALEDNEVDFYNIIFENQAASVNKQKAQNFSWDFLNTGTSVENFVFNYLDYILWLERADGFSEFEFTFRSSVEHYYPQNPISSDDKLEQDVLDEFGNLCLISRSKNSTLGRYMPEAKKDHYIRVKPDSLKQRLMMNEPRWGKEQIQHHTKLMINKFKDYKSQFHLLERTND; encoded by the coding sequence ATGAAGCATAACGATATCCAGCCTTTGAGCGTTCGTGACCTGTTTGTTTCCGGAGAATATATAATACCTCCTTATCAACGCAATTACGCCTGGGAGGAAGGAGAAGTAAAACAACTTCTTCAGGATGTATTCGACTTTTCAACCGCCCACGGAGATAAAGATTATTTTATTGGAACCCTTGTTGTATTTAACCGCAATGAGAATGGCCGCACCATTTATGAAACGATTGATGGGCAACAGCGACTAACCACATTAAATATTATTTATGGTGTATTACATCGTGAGTTTTCTGGAGCCATTCATGTTAAGATAGATTATCGTCTTAATTTGAAGTTCGATTCCCGAAAAAAATCTACTGATACGCTGGCATTGATTTCACATACTGAGCATCCTGCTTCCTTTGACAGCGGCGAAGACTACAATGCGAAAATTGCCGATGCCTACGAAGTAGCACACAAGCAGTTAAAGCTGCTATTTAAGAACAAATCTCCGGAAGAGTTTTACCAATACTTCTCGCAAAGAGTACACATTCTACGTGTGTCGGTACCTCACGACACGAATTTGAATCACTACTTCGAGATAATGAATACCCGTGGTGAGCAATTAGAAAAGCACGAGATACTAAAAGCAAAACTGATGGAGGTGTTGAGTGGCGATGAGAAAGCGTCCTACGCCTTCAATTTGATTTGGGAGGCATGTGCCGATATGGAACGGTACGTGCAATATGGATTTGACCCTCCTGAAAGGAATAAACTGTTTACTCAAGGAAACTGGAACCGGCTTGCGGCCAATAGTTTTGATGATGTCGCAAATAACATCCATTACAAAGACGTGTTGGGGGACGAACGAAAGATGAAGTTGTCTGAGATAGTAGCACATAATGGCAACTTTGAAATCAATACGGACCACAAAGAAGATGCTCCGGAACGTTTTAACTCTGTTATCAACTTTCCAAACTTCTTGCTACACATACTACGAATTCAAAGCAAAGAAAATATAGGCCTTGATGACAAACGTTTAGTGGAAGCCTTCGATGAATTTTTGAAGCCTGAAACCTCTAAACAGGAAAAGGTGAGATTCGTCAAGGAGTTTGCATTTAATTTATTAAGAGGAAAACATTTGTTTGATCAATTCATCATCAAGAGGGAGTTTACCAAGGAGAAGGATGGCTGGAGCATTAAATCTTTAAAATGGTATGAAAGCAAAACGGTAAGCTATGTGAACTCGTTTGCCAATGAAGATGCGAATAGGCGAATATTGATGCTTCTGTCTATGTTTCATGTTTCTGCTCCGACCCTTATTTACAAACATTGGTTGAACGCGGCTTTGAATTATTGCTTCCAGAACTATGGCAACATGGAAGCACTTGGTTATATAAATTACCTGGAACACTTGGCTCAGGCTTATTTGTATGACCGCTACTTAGCCCTTGAAGATAATGAAGTCGATTTTTATAACATCATTTTTGAGAATCAAGCGGCGTCTGTAAACAAGCAGAAAGCACAGAACTTTTCTTGGGATTTTTTAAACACCGGTACAAGTGTTGAGAACTTTGTTTTTAACTATTTGGACTACATTTTATGGCTTGAAAGGGCAGATGGATTTTCCGAATTTGAATTTACATTCAGAAGTTCTGTTGAGCACTACTATCCGCAGAATCCTATCTCAAGCGATGATAAGCTTGAGCAGGATGTATTAGATGAGTTTGGCAATTTATGTTTAATAAGCAGAAGCAAGAACTCAACTTTGGGAAGGTATATGCCAGAAGCAAAAAAGGACCACTATATCAGAGTAAAGCCCGATAGCCTAAAGCAACGGTTAATGATGAATGAGCCAAGGTGGGGAAAAGAACAAATTCAGCATCATACAAAACTGATGATCAATAAATTTAAAGATTATAAGAGCCAATTCCATTTACTTGAGAGAACAAATGATTAA
- a CDS encoding ATP-binding protein: MKAWIKKAKEYLTHSLGKVPQELNELDWKETLSPQNDKLCRHICAFANYPGGGYLVFGVEDKTAQPKGIGKPEADTIVATLANLCRNNVSPLVSIDHLIEEYEGVSLLFIHIRESAVKPVHLASKTIEDSYIRSGGTTRKASRPEIGGLMLNSKTPVFEELHASKLKNGIEVMTLLDYAGIYRLLKKPVPSNADEIMYWLEQEKMINGVDGNGYYITNFGALAAAQNLSDFDTLSRKSIRVIKYEGKNKSGGSKEYPGSKGYAIGFEGLIQFIKSLLPGSEIIKHALREETAVYPEIALRELIANALIHQDFSLRGSGPMIEIFDDRIEISNPGRLLPSKKIDRLIRTTPESRNEILAQAFRRYNICEERGSGFEKAVIAIELFGLPPLKFEETENSFKVILSAPKTFAEMTQQERLDAVYQHCIIKYYSSEGMTNTSLRGRFRMNEKQRPQVSKLIRETVESGKIKLKDPDGSSDKFSVYVPYWA; this comes from the coding sequence ATGAAAGCCTGGATCAAAAAAGCAAAAGAGTATCTAACGCATAGCCTCGGCAAAGTGCCGCAAGAGTTGAATGAGCTAGACTGGAAGGAAACCCTTTCGCCGCAGAATGATAAGCTATGCCGCCATATCTGCGCTTTTGCAAACTATCCGGGTGGCGGCTACCTGGTGTTTGGTGTAGAAGATAAAACGGCCCAGCCAAAAGGTATTGGCAAACCGGAGGCCGATACCATTGTGGCTACTCTGGCTAATCTTTGCCGCAACAACGTTTCGCCGCTGGTAAGCATTGATCATTTAATCGAAGAGTACGAGGGAGTTTCTCTTTTATTCATTCACATCCGCGAAAGCGCAGTCAAACCAGTGCACCTGGCTTCTAAAACCATTGAAGACAGTTACATCCGAAGCGGTGGCACTACCCGCAAGGCGTCCCGCCCCGAAATAGGTGGCTTGATGCTCAATAGCAAAACACCGGTGTTTGAAGAGCTACATGCTTCGAAACTTAAAAACGGTATTGAGGTAATGACCTTGTTGGATTATGCTGGCATTTACCGGCTGCTGAAAAAACCCGTGCCTTCCAATGCCGATGAAATCATGTATTGGCTGGAACAGGAAAAAATGATCAACGGCGTGGATGGCAACGGGTATTACATTACCAACTTCGGCGCCCTGGCCGCTGCACAAAACTTAAGTGATTTTGATACCCTTAGCCGCAAAAGTATCAGGGTGATAAAGTACGAAGGCAAGAACAAGTCGGGAGGCAGCAAAGAGTATCCCGGAAGTAAAGGATATGCCATAGGCTTTGAAGGCCTGATACAGTTCATTAAAAGCCTGTTGCCTGGCAGCGAAATTATAAAACATGCTTTGCGGGAAGAAACAGCGGTTTATCCTGAAATTGCCTTGCGGGAGTTAATCGCCAATGCACTGATCCACCAGGATTTTTCGTTAAGAGGCAGCGGGCCAATGATAGAAATTTTTGACGACCGGATTGAAATTTCCAACCCCGGCCGGTTATTACCGAGCAAGAAGATTGACCGGTTGATCAGAACCACGCCGGAATCAAGAAATGAAATATTAGCACAGGCTTTCCGACGATACAATATTTGCGAAGAAAGAGGTTCGGGCTTTGAAAAAGCAGTAATCGCTATTGAATTGTTTGGTTTACCGCCGTTGAAGTTTGAGGAAACGGAGAATTCTTTTAAGGTGATTTTGTCGGCACCCAAAACATTTGCCGAGATGACCCAACAGGAAAGGCTTGACGCCGTGTACCAGCATTGCATCATTAAATATTATTCCAGCGAAGGCATGACCAATACAAGTTTAAGAGGCCGCTTTCGGATGAATGAGAAGCAACGGCCGCAAGTATCGAAGCTGATCAGGGAGACGGTGGAGAGTGGGAAAATCAAACTAAAAGACCCGGATGGTTCGTCCGACAAATTTTCAGTTTATGTGCCTTACTGGGCTTAA
- the istB gene encoding IS21-like element helper ATPase IstB, whose translation MNATTLEKMKQMKLFGMHRAFKTDLESGRADTYTADEITAHLIEAEWDERQNRSIEQKIKNARFRYKALLEDVYYHPERNLEKNQLLRYADCSFIDKAESILITGPTGSGKSYLASALGHHGCSMGYRVVYYSLPKLLSKLKMSKADGSYLKEVAKIERQHLLILDDFGLQPFDSPSRAVLMELIEDRHGKGSLIITSQLPVSKWYEVIGEKTIADAILDRIVHSAHRLELKGESLRKKRSVVTTEAMA comes from the coding sequence ATGAACGCAACCACACTGGAAAAAATGAAACAAATGAAGCTCTTTGGCATGCACAGGGCCTTTAAAACCGACCTTGAATCCGGAAGAGCCGATACGTACACAGCGGATGAGATCACCGCTCACCTGATCGAAGCGGAATGGGATGAAAGACAAAACCGATCCATTGAACAAAAAATTAAAAATGCCCGCTTCCGCTACAAGGCATTGCTCGAAGACGTTTATTACCATCCCGAGCGAAACCTGGAAAAGAACCAGCTGCTGCGTTATGCAGACTGTAGCTTTATTGACAAAGCAGAAAGTATCCTCATCACCGGTCCAACCGGTAGCGGCAAAAGCTACCTTGCGTCTGCGCTTGGCCATCACGGCTGCTCGATGGGCTATCGGGTGGTTTATTACAGCCTGCCCAAGCTACTCTCCAAATTAAAAATGAGCAAAGCCGATGGTTCTTACCTGAAAGAAGTCGCCAAAATCGAGCGGCAACATTTACTCATCCTTGATGACTTTGGACTGCAGCCTTTTGATAGCCCGAGCAGAGCAGTTCTCATGGAACTGATTGAAGATAGGCATGGTAAAGGATCGTTGATTATTACATCCCAACTCCCCGTAAGTAAATGGTATGAAGTCATTGGCGAGAAAACCATTGCGGATGCCATCTTAGACCGCATCGTGCACTCTGCTCACCGCCTTGAACTCAAAGGCGAGTCACTCAGAAAGAAACGCAGCGTCGTAACAACAGAAGCAATGGCTTAA
- a CDS encoding type I restriction endonuclease subunit R, producing the protein MPSQTNEQALEASIEKRLTGTCLEELKDKGQLNLLHERQEAYRAGNGYYIGLAEDYNAKYAIDEIRFWHFLETTQAEELAKLQKQNDWKLKILERLDRMIKKHGVLRLLRKGLEVDDAHFILLYQLPLASSSEAVKKAFESNEFSVTRQVRYSLTATGEEIDMVIFVNGLPIITTELKNHWTGQNAKVHGQAQYKFKRDVTQPLLQFGRCIVHFAVDTEEVYMTTKLAGAETFFLPFNLGYKHGKGNPPNPFGHRTAYLWEEILTRQSLTNIIQHFVRFDGKEGDSLSKKNLYFPRYHQLNVVRKLITDASTKGVGQTYLIQHSAGSGKSNSITWAAYQLIETYPQTDNIPGSKGISNPLFDSVIVVTDRRLLDKQLRENIKEFSEVKNIVAPAYSSKELKEALEGGKRIITTTIQKFPFIVDGIADLSDKRFAVIIDEAHSSQSGSAADNMNKAMGGGESEEEEGDPQDKILEAMRARKMRGNASYLAFTATPKNATLEKFGIKGEDGKFRPFHLYSMKQAIEEGFILDVLANYTTYKSYYEIEKSIEDNPLFDSVKAQKKLRAFVERNPETITTKAEIMLDHFITHVVNKKKLKGKAKAMVITQSIESAINYYFALKKLLESKGAPFRIAIAFSGKKKLKGIEYTEDDLNNFPPELDITKPTDPGYISDRIARYFNMDEYRVLVVANKYLTGFDQPKLTAMYVDKKLQGVLAVQALSRLNRSADKLGKKTEDLFVLDFFNSTDDIKTAFDDFYTSTTLSKATDVNVLHELKSSLDAVGVYEWSEVIDFATKYFEGLDADSHLSPILQKGEDRFNGELELDDKAKIDFKIKAKQFVKIYGQIASIMPFEIVKWEQLFWYLKFLIPKLVIADPTIDALDELLNSVDLSTYGLERVKLNASIGLDASETELDPQNPNPRGAHGTEEEKDPLDLIIKSFNERWFQGWEATPEEQRVKFVNIAQSMRAHPDFRTKYEENTDGQNREIAFKKIFEEVMGKQRKNEMDLYRLMTNDEAFKLAIQDTIKRMLAA; encoded by the coding sequence ATGCCCAGCCAAACTAACGAACAAGCCCTTGAAGCCTCCATAGAAAAACGTCTCACTGGCACTTGCCTAGAAGAATTGAAAGACAAAGGGCAATTGAATCTTCTGCACGAGCGGCAGGAGGCCTACCGTGCAGGCAATGGTTATTACATCGGGCTTGCAGAAGATTACAATGCCAAATATGCTATAGATGAAATCCGGTTCTGGCATTTTTTAGAAACCACGCAAGCCGAAGAATTAGCCAAACTGCAGAAGCAAAATGACTGGAAGCTGAAAATCCTGGAACGGCTTGACCGCATGATTAAAAAACACGGCGTCCTGCGGCTGCTGCGCAAAGGGCTTGAAGTGGATGATGCGCATTTCATTTTGCTTTACCAACTGCCCCTGGCATCGAGCAGCGAGGCCGTTAAGAAGGCATTTGAAAGCAACGAGTTCAGTGTTACCCGGCAGGTTCGTTACTCCCTTACGGCCACTGGTGAAGAAATTGACATGGTAATCTTCGTGAACGGTCTGCCCATTATCACCACCGAGTTAAAGAATCATTGGACAGGTCAGAACGCCAAAGTACACGGGCAGGCACAATATAAGTTTAAAAGGGATGTCACGCAGCCGCTGTTACAATTCGGTCGCTGCATTGTGCATTTTGCGGTTGATACTGAGGAAGTGTACATGACTACCAAACTGGCTGGCGCTGAGACTTTCTTTCTGCCCTTTAATCTTGGCTACAAACATGGCAAAGGCAATCCTCCTAATCCTTTCGGACACCGGACGGCTTACCTCTGGGAAGAGATTCTAACGAGGCAAAGCCTCACTAATATTATTCAGCATTTTGTCCGTTTTGATGGTAAAGAAGGTGATTCCTTGTCGAAGAAGAACCTGTATTTTCCCCGCTATCATCAATTGAACGTGGTACGTAAGCTGATAACCGATGCCAGTACAAAAGGTGTCGGGCAAACCTATCTCATTCAACATTCGGCAGGCTCCGGCAAATCAAATTCCATTACCTGGGCGGCTTATCAATTGATAGAAACTTATCCGCAAACGGACAACATACCAGGTAGCAAAGGCATTTCCAATCCTCTGTTTGATTCGGTGATTGTGGTAACAGACAGGCGCCTTTTGGATAAACAACTCCGCGAAAACATCAAAGAGTTTTCCGAAGTAAAAAACATTGTGGCACCTGCCTATTCATCCAAAGAATTGAAAGAAGCCCTGGAAGGTGGCAAGCGCATTATCACCACCACCATTCAAAAGTTTCCTTTCATTGTTGACGGCATTGCCGATTTAAGCGACAAGCGTTTTGCGGTGATCATTGACGAAGCCCATAGTTCACAAAGCGGTTCGGCAGCCGATAACATGAACAAAGCCATGGGTGGCGGTGAAAGCGAAGAAGAAGAGGGCGACCCACAGGACAAAATATTAGAAGCCATGCGGGCCCGAAAGATGCGAGGTAACGCTTCGTACCTGGCGTTCACCGCCACACCAAAGAACGCCACGCTGGAAAAATTTGGAATTAAGGGCGAAGATGGAAAGTTCCGGCCCTTCCATTTGTATTCTATGAAACAGGCCATTGAAGAAGGCTTTATTTTGGATGTGCTGGCGAATTATACCACGTACAAAAGTTATTACGAGATTGAAAAGTCAATTGAAGACAATCCTCTTTTTGATTCAGTCAAAGCGCAAAAGAAGTTACGTGCCTTTGTTGAGCGTAACCCCGAAACCATTACCACCAAGGCCGAGATCATGCTGGATCATTTCATCACGCATGTTGTCAACAAAAAGAAACTGAAAGGCAAGGCAAAGGCCATGGTGATTACGCAAAGTATTGAGTCGGCTATCAACTACTATTTTGCTTTGAAGAAGTTGCTGGAAAGCAAAGGTGCTCCCTTCCGGATTGCGATTGCCTTTTCAGGAAAGAAAAAGCTAAAGGGCATTGAATACACCGAAGATGACCTGAATAATTTTCCCCCTGAATTAGATATCACCAAACCCACCGATCCCGGTTATATCAGCGACAGGATTGCCCGCTATTTTAATATGGACGAGTACCGGGTTTTAGTAGTGGCGAATAAATACCTTACGGGTTTTGACCAGCCTAAGCTCACCGCTATGTATGTGGACAAGAAACTCCAAGGCGTGTTGGCGGTGCAAGCTTTATCAAGACTAAACCGTTCGGCTGATAAATTAGGAAAGAAAACGGAAGACTTATTTGTACTGGACTTTTTTAATTCTACCGATGATATAAAAACCGCCTTCGATGATTTTTATACGTCCACAACTTTGAGTAAGGCCACCGATGTAAACGTGTTGCATGAACTGAAAAGCAGTTTGGACGCGGTAGGTGTTTACGAATGGAGCGAAGTGATTGACTTTGCTACAAAATACTTTGAAGGCTTAGATGCTGATAGTCACCTAAGCCCGATTTTGCAAAAAGGCGAAGACCGGTTTAACGGCGAGTTGGAATTAGATGATAAAGCAAAGATTGATTTCAAAATAAAGGCAAAGCAGTTTGTAAAGATCTACGGGCAGATTGCTTCTATCATGCCATTTGAAATAGTGAAATGGGAACAACTGTTTTGGTACCTGAAATTTTTAATTCCGAAACTGGTAATTGCTGATCCGACAATTGATGCCCTGGATGAATTGTTGAACTCCGTTGATTTATCTACCTATGGATTGGAAAGAGTAAAGTTGAATGCAAGTATTGGACTGGATGCTTCTGAAACAGAACTTGATCCGCAAAATCCTAACCCAAGAGGGGCACACGGTACTGAAGAAGAGAAAGATCCGTTGGACCTAATTATAAAAAGCTTCAATGAACGTTGGTTCCAGGGCTGGGAAGCAACTCCAGAAGAACAGCGGGTGAAGTTTGTGAACATAGCTCAAAGCATGAGGGCCCATCCGGACTTTAGAACGAAATATGAAGAAAACACAGATGGACAGAACAGGGAAATAGCCTTCAAGAAAATATTTGAAGAAGTGATGGGGAAGCAGCGCAAAAATGAAATGGACCTGTACCGGTTAATGACAAATGATGAAGCGTTTAAGCTGGCAATTCAGGATACGATAAAGAGGATGCTGGCTGCATAA
- a CDS encoding metallophosphatase domain-containing protein — MKFVAIADTHGKHRLLKTLPEADVLIHAGDISLIDDTHLAEDSGHQVEDFIKWFSGLDYKYKIFIAGNHDFYLEESADSFIRKRLPKNVFYLNDSEMTVAGFQLWGSPITPRYWDWAFNRERGTAINKHWKVIPVNTDILITHGPAYGTLDKSASGEHLGCKDLWKKIDQIKPKVHICGHIHESYGTEKSLETLFINASVVNEKYALVNPPIEFSL, encoded by the coding sequence ATGAAGTTTGTTGCCATTGCTGATACTCATGGAAAACATAGATTGTTGAAGACATTGCCGGAGGCTGATGTACTTATTCATGCCGGAGACATTAGCCTTATTGACGATACGCATCTTGCAGAAGATTCAGGCCATCAGGTGGAAGATTTCATTAAATGGTTTAGTGGCCTGGATTATAAATACAAAATTTTTATTGCTGGCAATCATGATTTTTATCTTGAGGAATCTGCTGATAGCTTTATACGAAAACGTCTTCCTAAAAACGTTTTTTATCTAAACGATAGTGAAATGACTGTGGCGGGTTTTCAATTGTGGGGCTCCCCAATCACGCCGCGCTATTGGGATTGGGCGTTTAACAGAGAACGCGGTACTGCAATTAATAAACATTGGAAAGTAATTCCTGTTAACACGGATATTCTGATTACGCATGGTCCTGCTTATGGCACTCTTGACAAATCAGCATCCGGCGAACACTTAGGCTGCAAAGACTTATGGAAGAAGATTGATCAAATCAAACCTAAGGTTCATATTTGTGGACATATACATGAAAGCTACGGAACCGAAAAGAGCTTAGAAACGTTGTTCATTAACGCCAGTGTGGTAAACGAAAAGTATGCGCTTGTAAATCCGCCAATAGAATTTAGTTTATAA
- a CDS encoding DUF262 domain-containing protein — translation MLDLATQVALGMNGLAKTNQTTQVNKEVPRIISVKELLSKPNLTIPDYQRPYKWSIKNVNQLIDDILLHRDKSAYRIGTLVLHQIEDTLNIVDGQQRTITLLLMAMALQNHLHYPVKEDLIKHHYQIPKTKLFDEWEFSNPISQKNIHQNYREVKRRMIDFDAHSIRFFYEKCELVQVVLNDVSEAFQFFDSQNARGRDLDPHDLLKAFHLRELTPRISEQEKMEIVSHWESLETDDLKKLFAQLLFRVRYWSKGHSARFFTKNEVDAFKGISPDAESLFPYTEIYKIGHYFVDDYNTNYHRKIDKQHVSYPFQLNQVMINGKRFFEFVNHYWNVREVMYAGLYKNDKAKAVLEVIDKYPERYRTGDAYVRTLFDCALLFYWDKFGNAEIGRIAEKIFVWAYKLRLTQHSVQLASIDNYALEAPYVFKTINEALAPKDVLNLSITPVKLGDLKGKELKSVLDQVKNLGYYEA, via the coding sequence ATGCTTGATCTCGCAACCCAAGTAGCCCTGGGAATGAACGGACTTGCTAAAACCAATCAGACTACACAAGTCAATAAAGAAGTTCCCCGTATCATTTCAGTAAAAGAATTGTTATCAAAACCTAACCTCACAATCCCGGATTATCAACGGCCTTACAAGTGGAGCATCAAAAATGTAAATCAGTTAATTGATGACATCCTGCTTCATCGTGATAAATCTGCCTATCGCATTGGCACCCTGGTGTTGCATCAAATCGAGGACACACTAAATATTGTGGATGGTCAACAGCGCACCATTACATTGCTCCTGATGGCGATGGCCTTGCAAAATCATTTACACTATCCAGTAAAAGAAGACTTGATAAAGCATCACTACCAAATTCCAAAAACCAAACTTTTTGATGAGTGGGAATTCTCCAATCCTATCTCTCAGAAAAACATTCATCAAAACTACCGCGAGGTCAAAAGAAGAATGATTGATTTTGATGCCCATAGCATTCGCTTCTTCTATGAAAAATGTGAGCTCGTGCAAGTGGTGTTGAATGATGTGTCAGAGGCTTTTCAATTTTTTGATTCGCAAAATGCGCGAGGCAGGGATTTGGACCCTCATGATCTATTGAAGGCATTTCACCTTCGAGAGCTAACGCCAAGAATATCGGAGCAGGAAAAAATGGAGATAGTGAGTCATTGGGAATCCTTAGAAACAGACGACTTAAAAAAACTGTTTGCACAATTGCTCTTCCGGGTCCGGTACTGGTCAAAAGGGCATTCAGCCCGTTTCTTTACTAAGAACGAAGTGGATGCCTTTAAAGGCATTAGTCCTGATGCGGAGTCGCTGTTTCCGTACACGGAAATCTATAAAATCGGCCACTATTTCGTAGACGATTACAACACCAATTACCACCGGAAAATAGACAAACAGCATGTATCCTATCCTTTCCAGCTAAATCAGGTAATGATTAACGGGAAACGGTTTTTTGAATTTGTGAACCATTATTGGAACGTTAGGGAAGTGATGTATGCCGGTTTGTACAAGAATGACAAGGCAAAAGCAGTGCTTGAGGTGATAGATAAATATCCTGAGCGTTATCGCACAGGCGATGCCTACGTAAGAACCTTATTTGATTGTGCACTGCTTTTTTATTGGGACAAATTTGGAAACGCAGAAATCGGAAGAATAGCAGAAAAGATATTTGTCTGGGCGTATAAGTTGCGGCTTACACAACACAGCGTACAATTGGCTTCCATAGATAACTATGCCCTTGAGGCGCCTTACGTTTTTAAAACTATCAACGAGGCGCTGGCCCCAAAAGATGTTCTCAATCTTTCTATAACACCTGTTAAGCTTGGAGACCTAAAAGGTAAGGAGCTCAAATCTGTTCTTGATCAGGTAAAAAATTTAGGCTATTATGAAGCATAA